One genomic segment of Vagococcus intermedius includes these proteins:
- a CDS encoding helix-turn-helix domain-containing protein: MLDLLIKKNEYNQIVILGSAISECTLPKDILEKKLDLTSFTLTRYIRNINTDIQEFDTSKSVFVTIKGDTICLNNPNDLPIYTLFNQILSKFLNESTVYQTLKALLFRNKQATDTLIDSLNISQSYFNKIIKSINEYFTICEVQIIQRNKQIFFSGPETHILFLEFLIRQYFNKIETLPCICKHQFPDLIDLVRDHTLSDLNSIQLSRMNELHHIFKKRSEHLTNIKIMDPEIKEALETITSLSDLIVDTPDIPNYSQDMRLFSNLLPRVMSSQLETPATKRQIGMKLAKSRTNFSKDVVTFVNTIIERFIDNMDLNSNEYFEFIYIAHLHLIYARLFGSDFKILFKLKHAHIFDLAAKDQPVYNELVTYFNNPNNFSDINTVNKVAIISNRALFIDSTYTAIRSYRYTSVTISFDFMYRLSFEYFLQNRLRDIFSESALIFTHNSDKTDIIVTDHIIKVPQDTKLFTFVDTNSSQSLDNLLAMITKTFNHKIMATEA, from the coding sequence ATGTTAGATTTACTAATAAAAAAAAATGAGTATAACCAGATAGTAATCCTAGGTTCAGCAATTAGCGAATGCACCTTACCTAAAGATATTCTTGAAAAAAAACTGGATTTAACCTCTTTTACCCTAACTCGCTATATTCGAAATATTAATACAGATATTCAAGAGTTTGATACCTCAAAATCTGTGTTTGTTACGATTAAAGGGGATACTATTTGTTTAAATAATCCCAATGACTTGCCTATTTACACCTTATTTAACCAAATACTATCAAAATTTTTAAATGAGTCCACGGTTTATCAAACGCTCAAAGCCTTATTATTTAGAAATAAACAAGCAACCGATACTCTCATCGACTCCTTAAATATTTCTCAAAGTTATTTCAACAAAATAATCAAATCGATTAATGAATATTTTACAATATGCGAGGTCCAAATTATTCAACGTAACAAACAAATCTTTTTTTCAGGGCCAGAGACGCATATTTTATTTTTAGAATTTTTAATTCGCCAATATTTTAATAAAATTGAAACGCTACCTTGTATTTGCAAGCATCAATTTCCTGACTTGATTGATTTAGTCAGAGACCATACCCTTTCTGATCTCAATAGCATTCAACTCTCACGTATGAATGAACTTCATCATATTTTCAAAAAAAGAAGTGAACATCTCACTAATATTAAAATTATGGATCCTGAAATAAAAGAAGCACTCGAAACAATTACCTCACTTTCTGATTTGATTGTCGATACACCAGATATTCCTAATTATTCACAAGATATGCGCCTTTTTTCTAACTTACTACCACGAGTGATGTCTTCTCAACTGGAAACACCTGCTACTAAACGTCAAATTGGAATGAAACTCGCTAAATCACGAACAAATTTTTCTAAAGATGTTGTGACTTTTGTTAATACTATTATTGAGCGTTTTATTGATAATATGGACTTGAATTCAAATGAATATTTTGAATTTATCTATATTGCTCATCTTCACCTTATTTATGCTAGATTATTTGGATCTGACTTTAAAATCCTCTTTAAACTTAAACATGCCCATATCTTTGACTTAGCTGCTAAAGACCAACCTGTTTATAATGAATTAGTCACGTATTTTAATAATCCTAATAATTTTTCTGACATTAATACCGTTAACAAAGTAGCAATTATTTCAAATCGTGCCTTATTCATCGATTCGACTTATACTGCAATCCGTAGCTACCGTTATACCTCTGTCACCATTAGCTTTGATTTTATGTACCGTCTATCCTTCGAATATTTTTTACAAAATCGTTTACGTGATATCTTTTCTGAATCAGCCCTCATTTTCACTCATAATTCAGATAAAACAGATATTATTGTGACGGACCATATTATCAAGGTCCCACAGGATACAAAATTATTTACTTTCGTGGATACTAATTCTAGCCAATCTCTAGATAACCTGTTGGCTATGATCACCAAAACATTTAACCACAAAATTATGGCTACTGAAGCCTAA
- a CDS encoding carbohydrate-binding protein has product MKRSTLFLSAVLFSTVLLSEGGQAAEVGGDVSEATSAMTVKKPDKSIVIPNTKTDRITNLTTQGKELHAGDVIEFESSFKVDYNLPGINTQNFSHAAHEFMWGTQGIGKMKYVPGSLEMRTEGGMQIGSDWKKYKSVSDDHVTTEDQGIKLFDLGSVGGSQTRHYRFRVELLEGVKNLAVTATDIIKRDEIKYPDFNEDSTTVTENLTISDYKSVISPDKSGEQLKNLTSPGQPIEKGDIFEYESSFAFRKLEGSKETTNGFIHSQHELNWGEKGSGVVEYVPNTFETRITGGMMVGDEWKQYRAVDDSHITLNDDSLLVKDVNNKYHPSLIQSSQNRHYRFQMKALKPIDKLTLTATDTVERDASKYIGHLKDSVSIETDLKINKSKRDIQPEWQSDKVYNEGDLVSYKGHTYKAKWWTKGDKPNASDAWEQIEVEGEQPAEWSGLKAYQLGDKVTYKGHIYEANYWSKGSTPDGNPAWKLIK; this is encoded by the coding sequence ATGAAAAGAAGTACTCTATTTTTATCAGCTGTGTTATTTTCAACAGTTTTATTATCTGAAGGAGGGCAAGCGGCTGAAGTAGGCGGAGACGTTTCAGAAGCGACTAGCGCTATGACGGTTAAAAAACCAGATAAGTCTATTGTCATTCCGAATACGAAGACAGATCGTATCACCAATTTAACAACGCAAGGCAAGGAGTTACATGCAGGTGATGTCATCGAATTTGAGAGCAGTTTTAAAGTAGATTATAATTTACCAGGCATCAATACACAAAATTTTTCACATGCTGCACATGAATTTATGTGGGGGACACAAGGTATTGGTAAAATGAAATACGTACCAGGTAGCCTTGAAATGCGTACAGAAGGTGGGATGCAAATTGGGAGTGATTGGAAAAAATATAAATCAGTCTCAGATGACCATGTGACGACAGAAGATCAAGGCATTAAACTTTTTGATTTAGGGAGTGTAGGTGGTTCACAAACGAGACATTATCGTTTTAGAGTAGAATTACTTGAAGGTGTAAAAAATCTAGCGGTGACTGCCACAGATATTATTAAACGTGATGAAATTAAGTATCCTGATTTTAACGAAGATTCAACGACTGTGACTGAAAACTTAACGATTAGTGACTACAAGTCAGTTATCAGTCCAGATAAATCAGGTGAACAATTGAAAAATTTAACTTCACCAGGCCAACCTATTGAAAAAGGTGATATTTTTGAATATGAAAGCAGTTTTGCATTCCGTAAGTTAGAAGGTTCTAAGGAAACAACAAATGGCTTTATTCATAGTCAACATGAATTGAATTGGGGTGAAAAAGGCAGTGGGGTTGTTGAATACGTCCCAAATACATTTGAAACTCGTATTACAGGTGGTATGATGGTAGGCGATGAGTGGAAACAATATCGTGCTGTAGACGATTCACATATTACCTTAAATGATGATAGCTTATTAGTTAAGGATGTGAACAATAAGTATCATCCTAGTCTTATTCAATCTAGTCAAAACCGTCATTATCGTTTCCAAATGAAAGCTTTAAAACCAATTGATAAATTAACGTTAACGGCAACTGACACTGTGGAACGAGATGCTTCAAAATATATTGGTCACTTAAAAGATAGTGTCTCAATAGAAACTGATTTAAAAATTAATAAAAGCAAAAGAGATATTCAGCCTGAGTGGCAGTCAGATAAAGTCTATAATGAGGGCGATTTAGTCTCATATAAGGGACATACTTACAAAGCTAAATGGTGGACAAAAGGCGATAAACCTAATGCAAGTGATGCTTGGGAACAAATTGAAGTAGAAGGTGAACAGCCAGCAGAATGGTCTGGGTTAAAAGCTTACCAATTAGGTGATAAAGTAACATATAAAGGACATATCTATGAAGCTAATTATTGGAGTAAAGGATCAACGCCTGACGGAAATCCTGCTTGGAAATTAATTAAGTAA
- a CDS encoding helix-turn-helix domain-containing protein, whose product MLDLLVKKNEYNQIVVLGSALSNKKKTVPDIQEQLTISKSSFNRYLNNLNHDLTLFFDEKLELVSDGYHLTLVNPTNQSNHNVFMATLKFYINQSTTFKILLMLSYQNPLEVEMILNELHISYSYLNKLIKEINQYMWRTSVSLTQRQKMLSLEGPELNVVVFIIGLKLALWRFDPTHDVLLEVTKGDYYYESTHLSHLNTLQTNRLAYVAQTILDQPLSDSKIDITDSEVNELLLILTSYKNVIKAEGHPYSDTELLFLNLLTRILCPKIDSLDDRIALAKLFLKVSNSITKDALNLLDFIRTELFPKIQLDSDDYYHYVYQSIMSFLYLRLLDYNFTDLFTLQTDRVHGFYISDQPELNKIKQNLSLRIPFVSDKNKLIFVQNHSLFTSGIYTALRETKATTLNLFIDFKYQISFELYLKKRLEQLFSKDIICYLDNINHADIIITDFFIETPKDKSGFIFVDTNSITAMEDLMVKLTKIYTQKLQKAREPL is encoded by the coding sequence ATGTTAGATTTATTAGTAAAAAAAAATGAATACAATCAAATTGTCGTCTTGGGATCGGCTCTTTCAAATAAAAAAAAAACAGTTCCAGACATTCAAGAACAATTAACTATTTCTAAAAGCTCATTCAATCGCTATCTCAACAATTTGAATCACGATTTAACCTTATTTTTTGACGAAAAGCTCGAGTTAGTATCTGATGGTTATCATTTAACCTTAGTTAATCCAACTAATCAGTCTAATCATAATGTCTTCATGGCGACCTTAAAATTTTACATCAATCAATCCACAACCTTTAAAATTCTTTTGATGCTCTCTTATCAAAATCCCTTAGAAGTCGAGATGATATTAAATGAATTGCATATTTCTTACAGTTACCTCAATAAATTAATAAAAGAAATCAATCAATATATGTGGCGTACTTCAGTTTCCCTAACTCAACGCCAAAAAATGCTGTCTCTAGAGGGACCTGAGCTAAATGTCGTGGTGTTTATAATCGGATTGAAATTGGCACTATGGCGATTTGATCCCACTCATGATGTCCTACTTGAAGTGACTAAAGGTGATTATTATTACGAGTCAACGCATTTATCTCATTTAAATACGCTGCAAACTAATCGATTGGCTTACGTTGCCCAAACAATACTTGATCAGCCACTTTCCGATTCTAAGATTGATATTACTGACAGTGAAGTCAATGAGTTGTTACTTATTTTAACCTCTTATAAAAATGTTATTAAAGCTGAAGGACATCCTTATTCCGATACAGAGCTTCTTTTTCTCAATTTATTAACGCGAATACTCTGTCCTAAGATAGATAGCTTAGATGATCGGATCGCCCTAGCCAAATTATTTTTAAAGGTTTCAAATAGTATTACTAAAGACGCTTTAAATCTATTAGATTTTATTAGAACTGAACTTTTCCCTAAAATTCAACTTGATAGTGATGATTATTATCATTATGTTTATCAAAGTATTATGTCTTTTCTATATTTAAGATTGCTCGACTATAATTTTACTGATCTCTTTACCCTTCAGACTGATCGTGTACATGGCTTCTATATTTCTGACCAACCTGAATTAAACAAAATTAAACAAAATCTTTCGCTTCGAATCCCTTTTGTTAGTGATAAAAATAAACTGATTTTCGTTCAAAACCACTCACTTTTTACTAGTGGCATCTATACAGCCTTACGTGAAACAAAAGCAACTACCCTCAACTTGTTTATTGATTTTAAATACCAAATTTCTTTTGAATTATACTTAAAAAAACGATTGGAACAACTCTTTTCTAAAGATATTATCTGCTATTTAGATAATATTAACCATGCGGATATTATTATTACTGATTTTTTTATCGAAACGCCTAAAGACAAGTCAGGATTTATCTTCGTTGATACCAATTCGATTACTGCTATGGAAGACTTGATGGTCAAACTTACAAAAATCTATACTCAAAAATTACAAAAAGCAAGGGAACCACTCTAA